A region of Micromonas commoda chromosome 4, complete sequence DNA encodes the following proteins:
- a CDS encoding predicted protein, with protein sequence MFYSGLRRAAALARFASSSRVLASSSSSSSSSAVEASFSARPILAFRRAMCADPMHGYDASRAGTCEYTDVHYPDPLDVTVPRKMQVADAGYFRDFGGVTRFSGPASTVKCYENNPLVREALGEPGNGRVLVVDGGGSMRCALLGDNLAGMAVSNGWAGIVINGCLRDSEDIGKMRLGVKAIAPHPVKSSKRDPGMREVPVTFAGVTVRPGDWIYADMDGMLVGGPEKFEL encoded by the coding sequence ATGTTCTATTCCGGTTTGAGACGAgcggccgcgctcgcgcggttcgcctcctcctctcgAGTCCTcgcctcctcatcctcctcctcgtcctcgagcgccgtcgaggcgtccttctccgcgcgtcCCATCCTCGCCTTCCGGCGCGCCATGTGCGCGGACCCGATGCACGGATACGACGCCTCCCGTGCGGGGACGTGCGAGTACACCGACGTCCACTACCCCGACCCCCTGGACGTCACTGTCCCGCGTAAGATGCaggtcgcggacgccgggtaCTTCCGCGacttcggcggcgtcacgCGCTTCTCCGGcccggcgtccaccgtcaAGTGCTACGAGAATAATCCCCTGGTCCGCGAGGCTCTGGGCGAGCCGGGGAACGGGCGGGTGCTCGTCGTGGACGGGGGAGGCAGCATGCGATGCGCTCTGCTGGGCGATAACCTCGCGGGCATGGCCGTGAGCAACGGGTGGGCGGGCATCGTCATCAACGGGTGCCTACGGGACAGCGAGGACATCGGCAAGATGCGCCTCGGGGTCAAGGCGATTGCGCCGCACCCGGTGAAGAGCAGCAAGCGCGACCCGGGCATGCGCGAGGTGCCCGTGACGTTCGCGGGCGTGACGGTGCGACCGGGGGATTGGATTTACGCGGATATGGACGGGATGCTCGTGGGGGGACCCGAAAAGTTCGAGCTCTGA
- a CDS encoding predicted protein has product MSSASAQPPSVCAAELAQRRLMECECLAAMYGPMAGDAGDRSSFEVVNPDVERELRAAVDAWEASGDSVAAALSVRAVSAPLRVSLTLSVPSASGGDEPAEPGGSGPDPCPERGTVTLVASLPTNYPAAEAPALELSATHLSRDAITRVLRELQSLASERTVRAAPDGFECLSELAQAVSDLSAVEAAADDEARRRAAESNPGPNGDEGHAHAVVRIDHMNDSKGYTKTLRRWSRELGVDARVFYELPKSSGEVPKGSEVGREGPPSGGRVEGVYVVLGGAGDDVRSFLTRLRTEFVDVDAKGARCKERKSTVMCLRQAGVVKPGEERVPEFDGFECEGYVGADGLEDALARFNLLHVGAGAQRFQPAG; this is encoded by the coding sequence atgtcgtcggcgagcgcgcaaCCCCCTTCCGtctgcgccgcggagctcgcgcagcgcaGGCTGATGGAGTGCGAGTGTCTCGCCGCCATGTACGGACCGATggctggcgacgccggggacagATCGTCGTTCGAGGTGGTGAATccggacgtcgagcgcgagctacgcgcggcggtggacgcgtgggAGGCGTCCGGGgactccgtcgcggcggcgctctccgtACGCGCCGTCTCGGCGCCTCTCCGAGTGTCGCTCACCCTCTCGgtcccgtcggcgagcggcggagacgagcccgccgagcccggcgggTCCGGTCCCGATCCCTGCCCCGAGCGAGGCACCGTCACGCTCGTGGCGTCGTTGCCGACCAActaccccgccgcggaggcccccgcgctggagctctccgcgacgcacctgtcccgcgacgccatcacgcgcgtcctgcgcgagctgcagtcgctcgcgtccgagcgAACCGTGAGGGCAGCCCCGGACGGCTTCGAGTGCCTCTCCGAGCTGGCGCAGGCGGTATCGGATCTATCGGCGGttgaagcggcggcggatgacgaggcgcggcggcgagcggcggaaTCGAACCCAGGACccaacggcgacgagggacacgcgcacgcggtggTGCGCATAGACCACATGAACGACAGCAAGGGGTACACGAAGACGCTGCGTCGGTGGTCGCGGGAGCtgggcgtcgacgctcgaGTCTTCTACGAGTTGCCCAAATCATCCGGAGAGGTTCCGAAGGGTTCGGAAGTAGGTCGCGAGGGTCCGCCGTCCGGGGGTCGGGTCGAGGGGGTGTACGtggtgctcggcggcgctggcgacgacgtgcggTCGTTCCTGACGAGGCTGCGCACGGAGTttgtcgacgtggacgcgaaAGGCGCTCGTTGCAAAGAGCGAAAATCGACGGTGATGTGTTTGCGTCAAGCCGGGGTGGTCAAGCCCGGGGAGGAGCGCGTGCCCGAGTTCGACGGGTTCGAGTGCGAGGGGTacgtcggcgcggatggGCTGGAAGATGCGCTGGCGCGATTTAATCTGTTGCAcgtcggggcgggggcgcagAGGTTCCAGCCCGCCGGTTAA